From the genome of Papaver somniferum cultivar HN1 chromosome 2, ASM357369v1, whole genome shotgun sequence, one region includes:
- the LOC113350908 gene encoding uncharacterized protein LOC113350908 codes for MLKAVYAIAREGISEGDLSGTAEFKVHKFSCQIMQAMGIDPYKVTQEEFMQHEDDVHGGTEHGATEHEEEELQLVETEQQGDGSTEQEKEKDDAETSFNEEFPCMSLAAGNTPTILQAQTAAEGHKRPLRTYSSSMKSVTTCKTPPKKRPVAKQKPTPTNNVNEEQKKDVEETPVTDEAQKKAADGGVVDGAGDDVDAKAVGDDVTAKVNEDTPATVGDGLVMTAPTQPTPGTFDDSSASTQFEDSMVGATRS; via the exons ATGCTTAAAGCAGTGTATGCAATTGCAAGAGAAGGGATATCAGAAGGGGACCTTTCAGGAACAGCGGAATTCAAGGTtcacaaatttagttgccaaattatgcaagcaatgggtattgatccttacaaagtgacccaggaagagtttatgcaacatgaagatgatgtacatggaggtactgagcatggagctactgagcatgaagaagaagagttacaatTAGTTGAGACAGAGCAACAAGGAGATGGAAGTACtgagcaagagaaagagaaagatgacgcggaaacttccttcaatgaagaat ttccatgtatgagccttgcagctggaaatacgccaacaattctgcaagctcaaactgctgcagaggGGCACAAAAGACCACTCAGGACATATAGTTCGAGTATGAAGAGTGTGACAACTTGCaagactccaccaaagaaaaggCCTGTCGCAAAGCAAAAGCCCACTCCTACAAATAATGTAAatgaggagcagaagaaagatgTTGAAGAGACACCTGTTACGGATGAGGCACAGAAGAAAGCTGCAGATGGTGGAGTTGTGGATGGGGCAGGTGATGATGTAGATGCAAAAGCCGTAGGTGATGATGTTACTGCAAAAGTCAATGAGGATACACCTGCAACTGTTGGTGACGGTTTGGTTATGACTGCTCCAACTCAGCCAACTCCTGGAACTTTTGATGACAGTTCTGCTTCAACACAGTTTGAGGACTCCATG GTTGGTGCAACTAGGAGCTAA